Part of the Etheostoma spectabile isolate EspeVRDwgs_2016 chromosome 21, UIUC_Espe_1.0, whole genome shotgun sequence genome is shown below.
TGATTTGATGTGTAATCCAACCACTGTAGCATTTAATTACTAAAACCATGAATGaatctttgttttgttgcaagCAATATTGTATTGTGGCTTTTACAGCTGGTGTAGACACTTTATTTTTGCCGTTGTTGGGCAGAAATTCCATAAtaatctttcagcatattgtaattcaagtggtctAAGACAAAAGTAGGACTTCTGCATCTCCTCCTTGGCTCTGTATTCAGGCTTTAGTAAGTCTAGCCGTGGTGGGAGACTCACAAGTCATTTCAGCGAGAGAGTCCATTCCTATTAACTGTTCTGAAAAAGCAGATATACATATTGAAAAGAGGGGGAGCTGCGGGAGGAGGTCTCCCTCTACTTCAAATTCTGGCATTTTTTCAAACTATATAATGGTCAGACTAATTACACTACAGCCCTATAGGTTAAAGGTGCACGTAGCACCTGTTAATCTGCACCCTTCTCAGATCTTCATGCATTTTGGGTTTTCATTGAGTGTCAAGTTTTCCTTACTGCTGTTAAGGAACAAGTTTAGTATTTCAGTTTCAGGCTGTGAAATGGAAATACGGATGTGTTAGTTCCTGTGTGTATAAGAATTCCCACCAGAGTACCCCCACACCAAAGTTTAATTTAGAGAACAAGGGGGACTCTGCAAATCAGGAGAGGCTTTGTAGTTGCATCACAAATCTCTGATGTCTTCGCTATCCTCACACTGTATCAgccagaccaaaaaaaaaaagaatgtttatAAAATATTGTTTCGGTGTGGGAGTATGTTAATTCAGGAATGTCTGAGTAAAGAAACACTAGTTCAGGGCTAATTGTTTGATACTATGCTCTGGATAAAATCTGATCAACACGATAGTTGACCCATTTATTATGTATGGTCTCTTTTCATTTTGAGCagatttgtgttttctctttaacTTGTTTCAGTTGCTTTGTAACACATGGAGCTGTCTTGGGTTGCAAGATGACCCCACAAAGTATTTTCTAGCAGCAGGAAACACCTTTGGGATTCATGCATGGTACATAGTTTAAACAGACCTGCTAAGTATTTTTCAGAGGATGACGGGCCTTATGAATACTATGCGGTGCTTGGTTAAACGTGAACATTATTTTTGACAGTATTTGTTTTATGTCAATGTTTTTCAGCAGGCAAATTTAGCAAAGCAATACATTGTCTCTTAAATCAGGTTAGGTTGAATATTTTGAAATGGTTCCCTTCACTGTGGCTGAGTCCATCACATCACCTCAAACCTCTTCTGTGATGGAACCTCATATCAGGGTTAAGTGTCATTAGATGGGTGTATTTGATATTACTGGAGATCTTGCCTAATGCAGATATGAGTCAAATTCCTGAATTTTGATGTCCTGTGGACATTTTATGATatgtaagaaaaatacataTAGAACACCATCTGTCAGTCATGGTTGCTTTTCTGACTAAAGCCTGTCATTTACTTTTAGCCTTCAACCTCCTGACagctttccttctttttctttatatCTCTATCATTTCTCTTGCACTTCCAAGTCCTCTCTGCATGACACATCACTTTAAGATCACCAGAACAATGAGCTACCTTAGTAAAACCTAGCTCAGGATACTttcctctgtctgtgttttatgttagtGAATTATGCTCACTTTCTACTACATTCTGTAGTCAACTTCTCTCACTTGTATCATGCGCTATCCTTTCTGATGGATTGCTTTAACTTTCTTTTGTGCTTCTCTACACATGGACCAGCATCGCCTGGTCTCCCTACCACCTGTCCACCACCTCCTGTGTCTCCACCTGTGTAGCCTACATAGAAGTTATGATGCTACTGCAGTTTtgccatttgtgcatgtgtaatgACGGCATTCTTCAGGTCTTAAAAACATTGCAGCATGACAAAACTCACTTTGAGGAGATAAGATAACCGTTATTACACATCATCAATACCATCATAAGGAATAATGACAAAAGTAACATTGAAAAATAAGTGAGAAACATACAAAACTCTCGTCGTTGCCATGATTTCTACATGTGTAGGTTTCCTGGTGTTTAGCCAATTAGGGGGCATCCTAAGCAGGTCCCGCTGGTGCTATCATGCTTTGTTAGACGGGGGCTGGTATAGGGGTAGATATAGGAGAGTGATTGAgaatctcagtgtgtgtgtgtgtgtgtgtgtgtgtgtgtgtgtgtattttcatgaTACAGAGGGGGAGAGCACTGCAGCAATCTGAGAAAGTAGGTCAGACACCGACTAGCAAGAAACATAGCTGAGGAGAAAAGAGGTACTGTAGggagaggagatggagaggaaaaaggCGGGAGAGATTGGGTGTGGGGGTAGAGGGTTGTGAGAAGATAGAAATCCAGACAACCTGGAACAAACCTGATAGTTTAACTGTCAAACTTCTTTTAGGATACAACAAGATCCTCCTTAAAAGCAATGTCTTGATTTAATTGAACTaactatatataaaaataaatatggagGGGGGGCCCCCCTTCTTTGGCTAAATGTTTTTCAGCTAATCTCCTAAATAAATATGGCGGCTCAGAGTCTCAAGTCTTCTGCTTTGTCGGTTTCTGTCATGAAGGCACCTAGAGAAAATATGTATAAGCTCTTATCCAATTTCCAAATAAAAGCTGGGAGAGGGAAGCAAGAccttttttaagaaaaacaaccaaaactgGTTCCCTCCATTTGCTTAGTTATAAGGCTTCCTCTTTTAAGAATGTTGCTTCTGATATTACATAAGTGCATAACGTTGAAAAAACACGGTGACACGCACAATACACTGAAGGCACTCAGGCTTCTTatgaatgtatatatatatataaaaaaatatatatttatagctCCACTCAAGTATGAATTACCTCTCTTTTGCTCTTCAGGCCatgtctgttttattatttatttgataaaGCCTGAAGTATTCTGCATCTATAAATAAACTGCAGGGCTTGTAGGAATGGACCACAATGGGGAAAGATTTTGCAGTAGCCACGCACACACTAGTGTTGTTGATTCAGTGCCGATTGAATGGGCTACAGTAGGGCAATAAGCTTGGGTACATATAGAAAGTTGCAGATCACACAGATGCTAAGAAAATTGCCTCTGAGCTATGAAAAAGCAAGCAAACCTGAAAAATACATTCATTGAGAATACAACAGCttattttctttgctttctGTCTAGGACATTTACCCTGAGGACAAAGTTTTGGAAGTAAACAAGCAAACATGGAGCCGTAAGACATTGTTGTATAGAAAGGATGCCACTTGTAGAAAGAGTGCTAATACAACACTCTTAAGATGTGGAGGGGGTAAGAGGCAAACggcaataaaaacattttaatttgaaacagGGACTTATAGGGAATATTACAGGTCTCCTGTTTTCCGGTTACAAATACAACCGTAATTAGGCGAAAGCAGCTTAAGGCTCAAGTTAATTtcaaagacaagatatttaatgtttcTGACACTAAATTAATAATGTCTTAACTCAGACTCATCTAATCTTGCGAACATGTAGGCGGATagacattttgtatttgtgcaGTTCAGTTTGCAGGGCTATGGCATACACATTATTTGTTATTACAAGTTTGTTTCCCCTTGtcatccctccatcctctcccGTGTCCTCCCTAGCAGAATACCACAAACATGgtatcatttttattaattttccgCCCTGGATTCAGGATTACATGATTGCGTTGTAATTATCTCCTTTTCTCATGCACTATTCTCcttatttcatgttttaagaGGTCTTCCCAGACTAAAAAAATCTACCTGCAGGTTTTGACTGTTTTCTTGGGGTAGGGGTCGGGTCTGATTtgttttaagttaattttttaaatccaatCATAGGTTATTataaatgttaaacaaaaaagataatattaaaaaatttaACGTCATTTCCTGATGGCACACGATATGACAGGATACTGACACCCCATTTTTATGGCTTCATCCTTCATCACAATCATTTTTGACTGTCAGATATAATTTTATCAGGACTAATGATTCAGATTATCCTTGGACTTTGgtcaaaatgggtcaaattggacAAGTTCCACTTGCCCTCTTGTCCgttacaaaactttttttttttcttttttgaaaattaacttaAATCAGATTTGGGTGAAAAAAGTCAATTTCAGAATGGAAACATCATTTTAGATGTGAAGACCTAAACGCAGATGACCATTAAAGAGTGAGACGTCGTTTTCTGTGCATGGCATAGTATTTAGCACTTGTGTATGTAGGTGGGTCACACATAcaccagttgttttttttctttatgcttTTCTATGTTCTCTTTGCCCTgctgaatttttttaatttccaactgactttttctccttcccttgctctctttctttctttctttctttctttctttctttctttctttctttctttctttcttccagtATGTGGCATTTGGCTCCCTGTTCTTCATCCTCATCTCCATCTCCACTTTCTGCATGGAGACACATGAGGCCTTCAACACCATCCTTAACAAGACAGAGAACGTCACGGTGGGCAACACGACCCGTGAGGAGATTGTATACGAGGTGGTGACTGACAGCTGGTTGACATACGTGGAGGGCGTGTGCGTCATTTGGTTTACCATTGAGGTGCTACTCAGAGTCACCTTCTGCCCAGACAAGCTTGAATTCTTCAAAAGCAGCCTCAACATCATCGACTTCGTCGCCATCCTGCCCTTCTATCTGGAGGTGGGCCTGAGTGGTCTGTCCTCCAAAGCTGCCAAGGATGTCCTGGGTTTTCTCCGTGTTGTCCGGTTCGTCCGTATACTCCGAATCTTTAAGCTGACCCGCCACTTTGTGGGTCTCCGTGTCCTGGGTCACACCCTGCGTGCCAGCACCAATGAATTCCTTCTGCTTATCATCTTCTTAGCCCTTGGTGTACTCATCTTTGCCACTATGATCTACTATGCTGAACGAATTGGCGCAGACCCAGATGACCCAACAGCCAGCGCCCACACCAACTTCAAGAACATTCCCATTGGATTTTGGTGGGCCGTTGTAACCATGACCACACTGGGCTATGGAGATATGTATCCAGAGACGTGGTCAGGGATGCTGGTAGGTGCTCTCTGTGCCTTGGCTGGTGTGCTGACCATTGCTATGCCTGTACCTGTAATTGTCAACAACTTCGGCATGTACTACTCTCTGGCCATGGCCAAACAAAAGCTGcccaaaaagaagaacaaacatATTCCCCGGGCACCCCAGCCAGGGTCCCCGAACTACTGCAAGCCAGATGCCTTGGCTATGGCTACTGCATCACCACAAAGGCTCTTGGGAAATGTCCTAGGTGGAGTGATAGGGTCTGGAGGGCTTGGGGGTGACTGTCCTCTCGCCCAAGAAGAAATTATAGAGATTAACAGAGgtaagataatttgttttttcatgttaaCTACATTCATTTTGTCTTTATATTGTCTTCTACAATCACAACTGACTAGCATGAAGGGAGAGTACTACCAAGAATTGATGCATAGTTGATTCTGGATCCACTGTGGAGAAATTACTGGCCCATCAGAATTCATGTGTAATTTATGGTATCAACTTGTAGGTCCACAGTTGCCTTAAGGCACCCATCTGTCAGTGAAGAACAAACACTATGGAAGGAAAATGAACTCAATTATCTATTAAAACAGCTTAATGCATCTCAATTTGGGCTGACTGCACATATTGTCTCTTTGGCATTAGCAGTAAAATGAAAAGGAGAGGTAATTTGGCTCTTTGTTTGCTCTTTACATGCTGCAGCATTAGGCGTCAGTCACATGCAACAATAATGCACCTTTAATGCATTACTTTACTGCCTTAGTCATCAGTGAGCCAGAAAATATTGGTTTCATCAGTGCTTTTACTACATCTCGTCTGCTTGGCTTCCTTCCAGACTAAAAAGGTTTCCTGTAGGTTGTGTCAGTAGAGTTTCTGGCAGGAAGTTCTATTAGTCAAAATTTAGACAACTGGCTCCAAGACTGCTCTGCAGTCTCATCACCACCTGATGGTAACATATTTCATCATAATGCCCTTTGTAAGCATGTGGGTGAACACTACAGCTGTCATTCCCAATCATTAATGAACATAATTTACCACTAAACATGTTTGACAGTTTATTAATGTCCAGACCTACtgttcatacagtatgtttacacatacagtacatgtactgaTTACTCTCTTAactgtgttgtgtatgtgtaaaaTCTAAAACATTATGCCAAGTTACCGGAGCCTAAAGTGAAaaagacaatgtttttgtttaattaagAGCAAATGTTAACATTTAGGATGATGTAATCAGCAACGATTTGGTAGTTTACCTAATAAATTACCTTAAACGACAttgataacatttattttcccGCACTTGATCAACAATATAGACTAAAATTagcatttttgataaataagaCACACAATGTACTCTTCTCTATGCTCTTCTCATAAGTCTCACAAGTATGTGGTTCTCCTCCACCTTTCATCTAGATTCCAAGCAGAACGGTGATGCAGCCTCGGCTGCCCTGGCTAATGAGGACTGTCCCACCATCGACCAGGTGCTGAGCCCGGACGAGAGGAGCCCTATTGGGCGAGGACCTACCCGGGAACGCTACCAGCAGGACCGCGCCTGCTTCCTGCTAAACACCAGGGAATTCCGTGCCACAGATGGAAATGTGCGGAAAGGTACGTTTCGCACCAGGAGACGGatacaaaaacatgaacatcTTAGGGAAACAGATCCACAAAGCAAGATGCCAGGCACAACATAATGTAAACATGTACATTATATATGTCCTGTGTGCAGCCAATGCAGATAAGTACACACagattactgtatatatatatatatattatatatatacatacagtatatatacatatatacagtatatatatatatatatatatatatatacacacatacatacatacataaatacatatacacacatatatatgtgaCATCAGATccaaaaatttagaaaaaaagggtttgatGGAAGAGCACACATGAACATTTGGAAGCCTCAGCCTCATCTACAGATAGAAGGCTCCAATAACAGCTAGCAGCAAAACGTAGACATAAACAGTCATGCAGTTACAACATATTCATATACACTTAGCTCTTCTGCTCTGCTTCTACTCTTTCCACCTCTTCATATTCATGTTGTCTGTGTTTCCATCACTGCTtggtattatattttatttcttcttttagaAAAGATTTTCTGTCCCTCtactttttcctttctcttcttctcctgaGTCATGTCTTCCATCTTTCCATGGTTTCTGTGAATTTTGTTCTGTGTCCCATAAAGTCACATTCATTTATGCTCATAAAcgatctctttctttctctgtcttctggACTCAGACAGTTGACCATGCATTAATTTACTTCTCGTCACTTCTGTTTCtccttctctgtttctctctcctgcCTTGcatgtcctttttattttttcctgccCCCCCGATGACGTTTCCTCCCTAACCTGCTGCACATTTTCCCTCCTGACCCCTTTATCCTCTGCCCCATCTTTAAACCCATGCCTTCGTTTCCCCGCTTTTTCCTTTGTGCTGtaccataccccccccccccccccccccccccccttttttaccCCATGTGCATTACCTTCATGCTCATAAAAACCTTTATTCATTTACTACTGCAATCCAACCACCCCCACTGCTGCCAACCTGCACCAAAACAccccctcacactccctccaaaCTTTCAACACCCCCTGTTGACAACAAACTAGAGGCAGCAGCCCTGGCACCGAGCCCAGACTCCCCTCTGACTGACGATTGGTATAAGATGGAAGGGTCTCTGTTACAGCAGGACCTCAATGCaaactccacctcctcctggATCAAACCATAGACCAGAGGTAACACTGACAAAaggttacaaaataaaagagcCTGCAGCCTAGTCAATGTTTGACGGAAAACATACTGAAATTTTGATCTGGCTCTCCATCATGTAGCATGTTTTTGCAGTTGCACAAACAGCACTCCACCAGTACAGCACCCACTTTAACAAAGACGCAGATGCACACACTATGCATGACTTTAGATCACAGATACACCACCATTTCCACAATGTGTCTACATTATCAATGGAGTTTGAAGTGTCACCTGTAAAAAGtcttttctgtgactgaaaGTGTGGAATGTGTGCTGTCagtttatatatagtatatatatatatatagtgcttAAATATGAATATCAAGATTTGGGTGGCATTTAAGGGCTCATTGTTTGATTTGTGAGGTATTTTATCCAATGAAACCTAACCTGCCCAATATCCTACCTGCATACAAATTTTGTAAACCCAGCAACAATCTCAATATACAATGCATATTGTAagatgtaaagaaaaaaaaattaggaaagaAAAATGGGATTGCTTTGTGATATACACCCACAATGAGAAGTGTGCACTATAATGTGTacacttgtgtgtatgtgtctgtgtgagaggtTAAAACTTGCATACAGTCAAAAGTGCAAGAGCACGGCATGTGAGTGCAAGAGCACGTCCTGTGGGACGTGCACATGTGCAAATACTTTCAGCAGctcaaatgaaaataataatttgtcgTGTCCTGTGTCAATAACTtataaaaaataacactgaAGAAGATTGAAAGGGAACAGGGGATCACGTTTTGTCTGATGTgcctctgtgttgttgttgttgtctctcTCTTCAGGTTGTGTCATATCACGCGTGTGTATGTGGGCTTTTTCATTCTTACGTGTTATACACTGTGTCTTTGTTCTCTCAATGCCGTCTGAGTGTTGTGATCGTGTTGTCATGTGTGGCTTAATTTAGTTTTTCCCTTCTGTGTTATTTGTGTTACTCCCGACCCCATGGACCTCCACCTTGGCTCACAACAGCACTCACTGCAATTTATAAAGATTTTGCCTTGAAAAATACAACCTTTTTACAATTTGAtatctgtatatgtatatgtatgcacAGGTTAAATGGCAATGGCACCCATTCCTTATATGCTAGAATTCTTTTTAGCCTCAATGATGTGCATATTTACATGTACATATGCCCTATTTTATGTAAAAATCAGTTGTCCAGCCCTAGCTTCACACACTTGTGACAATGAGTGCAGTGATGTACAACAATTATCTTTCCAAGGCCTAAGATCACTGGGGTCTGCGGAGCTATAGGTCAAGGGATAGTACCTCTTGAAACATGCCACGCTgaaaacaagcacatttttatcaTGCAGTGTCATACTTCAGCCTTGTAAACAAAACCAGTTATCACGATACTTCTTTACCAAAACACTGTGTTGTAAGCGTGTAATGTATCTGAAATACTATTTCCTAGACCATGTATCTGTGCTTTCAGTGCCTAGGATAGTCCAAAGTTCAAGACCTTTTGTATTTATACTGTAAAGATCTGGATAGATGTCAAAAGAGTTATGAGCTGGACTCTGTGACTGAAACACTTACTGaccggacggacggacggacgaagctttcagacagacagacagacagacagacagacgctaTGACAGATTTTATTGAAAAGTGGCTAGATGCTGTCTAAGGTAAGCAAGCCTCAAGCTGTACAAGCCCTTCACTTACAGTTCCCTTACATTGCTTCAGTTTCAATGGTTCTTGCGTATAGACTGCAATTTAAGTGCAACAAAAATCCCTCTTTAAAGCAAGCGCTGAAGTCATTAGAAAGAAGCTTCGGGGTTTGGTCTtcttacagtaaagttatgcaATGTAGGCTTTCATATATTTAGGTTggtgatttgaaaaaaagagattgtATTTGGTGCTTACAGTGAATACCAGAGAAATTTGATCTGTTTCTCTCCATCTCAGGAACCTGATTGTCTAGCATTTGATAACCATGTCATGTGTGTAACCTATCCTATCTTGCGCCCAGTGCATGTGTAAAAAGATCTTTGGCTACATATAGAAAGTTGTATGTATGGCTGATCCAACTCACGTAATGATCAGGTAAAAACAATCTGTGATTTAAGGGAGAACAAACAATACTAACTATCTAAACAAAGAGCAAAAACCCCAACTGTTCATGTTAGTTAACGCCCCAGATAAATCTTCTCCTTGTTTTTAAAGAGGGATTCTGACACTGTCTGAAACTCATTCTAGTGTGCTTCagttgtgatttattttgtagATACATGCATTTGATGTCTTTGCGAACTTATTTTATCAGCTTTTCAGTTTCTGTATCGTTCTTTTAAGCCCCTTTCACATAGCCTGTTTAAGACAGGACTTTTGCACCTTTAAGCTGCCT
Proteins encoded:
- the kcnc3b gene encoding potassium voltage-gated channel subfamily C member 1 isoform X2 encodes the protein MLSSVCVSSFKGRKGGNKSSNKACYSADMTCPSESEKIVINCGGVRHETYRSTLKTLPGTRLSWLTEPDAFTNFDYDHKLDEFFFDRHPSVFSFILNYYRTGKLHCPNDVCGPLFEEELAFWGIDETDVEACCWMNYRQHRDAEEALDSFENPEPDAPDDEPALGGADGDLKRLCMQEDARKAGWWKTWQPRIWALFEDPYSSKYARYVAFGSLFFILISISTFCMETHEAFNTILNKTENVTVGNTTREEIVYEVVTDSWLTYVEGVCVIWFTIEVLLRVTFCPDKLEFFKSSLNIIDFVAILPFYLEVGLSGLSSKAAKDVLGFLRVVRFVRILRIFKLTRHFVGLRVLGHTLRASTNEFLLLIIFLALGVLIFATMIYYAERIGADPDDPTASAHTNFKNIPIGFWWAVVTMTTLGYGDMYPETWSGMLVGALCALAGVLTIAMPVPVIVNNFGMYYSLAMAKQKLPKKKNKHIPRAPQPGSPNYCKPDALAMATASPQRLLGNVLGGVIGSGGLGGDCPLAQEEIIEINRDSKQNGDAASAALANEDCPTIDQVLSPDERSPIGRGPTRERYQQDRACFLLNTREFRATDGNVRKATGYEKSHSLNNISGMAGSSLRLAPITSPPFETYEAPGPLRRCRSPIPSIL
- the kcnc3b gene encoding potassium voltage-gated channel subfamily C member 1 isoform X5, with product MLSSVCVSSFKGRKGGNKSSNKACYSADMTCPSESEKIVINCGGVRHETYRSTLKTLPGTRLSWLTEPDAFTNFDYDHKLDEFFFDRHPSVFSFILNYYRTGKLHCPNDVCGPLFEEELAFWGIDETDVEACCWMNYRQHRDAEEALDSFENPEPDAPDDEPALGGADGDLKRLCMQEDARKAGWWKTWQPRIWALFEDPYSSKYARYVAFGSLFFILISISTFCMETHEAFNTILNKTENVTVGNTTREEIVYEVVTDSWLTYVEGVCVIWFTIEVLLRVTFCPDKLEFFKSSLNIIDFVAILPFYLEVGLSGLSSKAAKDVLGFLRVVRFVRILRIFKLTRHFVGLRVLGHTLRASTNEFLLLIIFLALGVLIFATMIYYAERIGADPDDPTASAHTNFKNIPIGFWWAVVTMTTLGYGDMYPETWSGMLVGALCALAGVLTIAMPVPVIVNNFGMYYSLAMAKQKLPKKKNKHIPRAPQPGSPNYCKPDALAMATASPQRLLGNVLGGVIGSGGLGGDCPLAQEEIIEINRDSKQNGDAASAALANEDCPTIDQVLSPDERSPIGRGPTRERYQQDRACFLLNTREFRATDGNVRKVLSF
- the kcnc3b gene encoding potassium voltage-gated channel subfamily C member 1 isoform X3, which encodes MLSSVCVSSFKGRKGGNKSSNKACYSADMTCPSESEKIVINCGGVRHETYRSTLKTLPGTRLSWLTEPDAFTNFDYDHKLDEFFFDRHPSVFSFILNYYRTGKLHCPNDVCGPLFEEELAFWGIDETDVEACCWMNYRQHRDAEEALDSFENPEPDAPDDEPALGGADGDLKRLCMQEDARKAGWWKTWQPRIWALFEDPYSSKYARYVAFGSLFFILISISTFCMETHEAFNTILNKTENVTVGNTTREEIVYEVVTDSWLTYVEGVCVIWFTIEVLLRVTFCPDKLEFFKSSLNIIDFVAILPFYLEVGLSGLSSKAAKDVLGFLRVVRFVRILRIFKLTRHFVGLRVLGHTLRASTNEFLLLIIFLALGVLIFATMIYYAERIGADPDDPTASAHTNFKNIPIGFWWAVVTMTTLGYGDMYPETWSGMLVGALCALAGVLTIAMPVPVIVNNFGMYYSLAMAKQKLPKKKNKHIPRAPQPGSPNYCKPDALAMATASPQRLLGNVLGGVIGSGGLGGDCPLAQEEIIEINRDSKQNGDAASAALANEDCPTIDQVLSPDERSPIGRGPTRERYQQDRACFLLNTREFRATDGNVRKEAAALAPSPDSPLTDDWYKMEGSLLQQDLNANSTSSWIKP
- the kcnc3b gene encoding potassium voltage-gated channel subfamily C member 1 isoform X1, which gives rise to MLSSVCVSSFKGRKGGNKSSNKACYSADMTCPSESEKIVINCGGVRHETYRSTLKTLPGTRLSWLTEPDAFTNFDYDHKLDEFFFDRHPSVFSFILNYYRTGKLHCPNDVCGPLFEEELAFWGIDETDVEACCWMNYRQHRDAEEALDSFENPEPDAPDDEPALGGADGDLKRLCMQEDARKAGWWKTWQPRIWALFEDPYSSKYARYVAFGSLFFILISISTFCMETHEAFNTILNKTENVTVGNTTREEIVYEVVTDSWLTYVEGVCVIWFTIEVLLRVTFCPDKLEFFKSSLNIIDFVAILPFYLEVGLSGLSSKAAKDVLGFLRVVRFVRILRIFKLTRHFVGLRVLGHTLRASTNEFLLLIIFLALGVLIFATMIYYAERIGADPDDPTASAHTNFKNIPIGFWWAVVTMTTLGYGDMYPETWSGMLVGALCALAGVLTIAMPVPVIVNNFGMYYSLAMAKQKLPKKKNKHIPRAPQPGSPNYCKPDALAMATASPQRLLGNVLGGVIGSGGLGGDCPLAQEEIIEINRDSKQNGDAASAALANEDCPTIDQVLSPDERSPIGRGPTRERYQQDRACFLLNTREFRATDGNVRKGCVISRVSTGYEKSHSLNNISGMAGSSLRLAPITSPPFETYEAPGPLRRCRSPIPSIL
- the kcnc3b gene encoding potassium voltage-gated channel subfamily C member 1 isoform X4; protein product: MLSSVCVSSFKGRKGGNKSSNKACYSADMTCPSESEKIVINCGGVRHETYRSTLKTLPGTRLSWLTEPDAFTNFDYDHKLDEFFFDRHPSVFSFILNYYRTGKLHCPNDVCGPLFEEELAFWGIDETDVEACCWMNYRQHRDAEEALDSFENPEPDAPDDEPALGGADGDLKRLCMQEDARKAGWWKTWQPRIWALFEDPYSSKYARYVAFGSLFFILISISTFCMETHEAFNTILNKTENVTVGNTTREEIVYEVVTDSWLTYVEGVCVIWFTIEVLLRVTFCPDKLEFFKSSLNIIDFVAILPFYLEVGLSGLSSKAAKDVLGFLRVVRFVRILRIFKLTRHFVGLRVLGHTLRASTNEFLLLIIFLALGVLIFATMIYYAERIGADPDDPTASAHTNFKNIPIGFWWAVVTMTTLGYGDMYPETWSGMLVGALCALAGVLTIAMPVPVIVNNFGMYYSLAMAKQKLPKKKNKHIPRAPQPGSPNYCKPDALAMATASPQRLLGNVLGGVIGSGGLGGDCPLAQEEIIEINRDSKQNGDAASAALANEDCPTIDQVLSPDERSPIGRGPTRERYQQDRACFLLNTREFRATDGNVRKEKIFCPSTFSFLFFS